From Serinicoccus profundi, the proteins below share one genomic window:
- a CDS encoding DNA-3-methyladenine glycosylase family protein: MDTARHRVWRPVTPLDIGATWGTLRRGAGDPAWTVAGGALWRGVRTPAGPATLRLPRRTPDAPVAAQAWGAGADWLLERLPRMLGEEDDTRGFTPVHEPVARALRLHPGWRVPRTGLVLEALVPAVIEQKVTGQEAFSGWRRMVLRFGEPAPGPGSGLGLRVPPSAETLVGVPSWEWLRAGVSPQRADTVLRVVRVAARMEECTSLTHAAARARLTAIPGVGVWTAAETAQRALGDPDAVSFGDYHVAANIGWALTGRPVDDRALVGVLEPYVGQRYRVQRLLELSGAMRPRRGPRMAPRTHLPISRPRGR; encoded by the coding sequence GTGGACACCGCCCGACACCGCGTATGGCGCCCGGTCACCCCCCTCGACATCGGGGCGACCTGGGGCACGCTGCGTCGTGGGGCGGGCGACCCCGCGTGGACCGTGGCCGGGGGAGCGCTCTGGCGTGGCGTGCGCACCCCGGCGGGCCCGGCCACCCTCCGGCTGCCCCGCCGCACCCCGGACGCACCGGTCGCGGCGCAGGCCTGGGGGGCCGGTGCGGACTGGCTGCTGGAGCGCCTGCCCCGGATGCTGGGGGAGGAGGACGACACCCGGGGCTTCACCCCGGTGCACGAACCGGTGGCGCGGGCCCTGCGCCTGCACCCTGGCTGGCGGGTGCCCCGGACGGGTCTGGTCCTGGAGGCGCTGGTGCCGGCCGTCATCGAGCAGAAGGTCACCGGCCAGGAGGCGTTCTCCGGGTGGCGTCGGATGGTGCTGCGCTTCGGCGAGCCCGCCCCGGGCCCCGGCTCGGGGCTGGGGCTGCGTGTCCCCCCGTCGGCCGAGACGCTGGTGGGTGTCCCCTCGTGGGAGTGGCTGCGCGCCGGGGTCAGCCCGCAGCGGGCCGACACCGTGCTCCGCGTGGTCCGGGTCGCCGCCCGGATGGAGGAGTGCACGAGCCTGACCCACGCCGCCGCCCGCGCCCGGCTCACCGCCATACCCGGCGTGGGGGTGTGGACCGCCGCCGAGACCGCGCAGCGGGCCCTCGGAGACCCGGACGCCGTGTCCTTCGGCGACTACCACGTCGCCGCCAACATCGGGTGGGCGCTCACGGGGCGTCCCGTCGACGACCGTGCCCTGGTGGGGGTGCTGGAGCCCTACGTAGGCCAGCGCTACCGCGTGCAGCGGCTGCTCGAGCTGTCCGGGGCCATGCGTCCGCGGCGTGGTCCGCGGATGGCCCCGCGGACGCACCTGCCGATCAGCCGCCCGCGCGGTCGGTGA
- the cofD gene encoding 2-phospho-L-lactate transferase — MQITVLAGGVGGARFTRGLLDALTADGSAGPPAVTVVGNTGDDITLVGLRVCPDLDTLLYTLGGSVDEAQGWGRAGESTRVSEELRTLGVGPDWFTLGDQDLATHLARTRWLAQGRTLSEVTASLAQRWGLPERGVRLLPATDAPIETHVVVDDGESERAIHFQEWWVRHRAAVPARRFTVAGLAQASAAPGVLDAIRSADLVLLPPSNPVVSIGIILGVPGVREALRGTRAPVVGVSPLLGGRPVRGHADACLQPLGVEVSAAGVAGLYADFLDGWLVDDADADAAYPTSLEVRSLDLLMRDQAGAARLAGAALEFGRDLAAAPAGQR; from the coding sequence ATGCAGATCACCGTTCTGGCCGGCGGCGTCGGGGGTGCGCGGTTCACCCGCGGCCTCCTCGACGCGCTCACCGCCGACGGCTCCGCGGGGCCCCCTGCGGTCACCGTCGTGGGCAACACGGGCGACGACATCACCCTCGTCGGCCTGCGGGTATGCCCGGACCTCGACACCCTGCTCTACACCCTCGGCGGGTCGGTCGACGAGGCCCAGGGGTGGGGTCGCGCCGGGGAGTCCACCCGCGTCTCCGAGGAGCTGCGGACCCTCGGCGTCGGGCCGGACTGGTTCACGCTGGGCGACCAGGACCTGGCCACCCACCTGGCCCGGACGAGGTGGTTGGCGCAGGGTCGCACGCTGAGCGAGGTGACCGCGTCCCTCGCGCAGCGCTGGGGCCTGCCGGAGCGCGGGGTGCGCCTGCTCCCCGCGACCGACGCCCCCATCGAGACCCACGTCGTCGTCGACGACGGGGAGAGCGAGCGTGCCATCCACTTCCAGGAGTGGTGGGTGCGGCACCGGGCGGCGGTCCCGGCCCGTCGCTTCACCGTCGCCGGGCTCGCGCAGGCCAGCGCCGCCCCCGGGGTCCTCGACGCGATCCGCTCGGCCGACCTCGTGCTGCTGCCCCCGAGCAACCCGGTGGTCTCCATCGGGATCATCCTGGGGGTCCCCGGTGTCCGGGAGGCGCTGCGCGGAACCCGGGCCCCCGTGGTGGGGGTCAGCCCCCTGCTCGGCGGGCGACCCGTCCGCGGTCACGCCGACGCGTGCCTGCAGCCCCTCGGGGTGGAGGTGAGCGCGGCCGGGGTGGCGGGCCTCTATGCCGACTTCCTCGACGGATGGCTCGTCGACGACGCGGACGCCGACGCGGCCTACCCGACGAGCCTCGAGGTCCGCTCCCTCGACCTGCTCATGCGCGACCAGGCGGGTGCCGCGCGCCTGGCCGGCGCAGCGCTGGAGTTCGGCCGCGACCTCGCCGCCGCGCCGGCCGGGCAGCGGTGA
- a CDS encoding WhiB family transcriptional regulator: MHELELMSMMHAIDETEEMSWQERALCAQTDPEAFFPEKGGSTREAKKVCVGCEVRSECLEYALSNDERFGIWGGLSERERRKLKKRAV; the protein is encoded by the coding sequence ATGCACGAGCTGGAACTAATGTCGATGATGCACGCGATCGACGAGACGGAGGAGATGTCCTGGCAGGAGCGGGCGCTGTGCGCGCAGACCGATCCTGAGGCGTTCTTCCCGGAGAAGGGCGGATCCACCCGCGAGGCCAAGAAGGTCTGCGTCGGGTGCGAGGTCCGCTCGGAGTGCCTGGAGTATGCCCTGTCCAACGACGAGCGCTTCGGGATCTGGGGCGGCCTGTCCGAGCGCGAGCGGCGCAAGCTCAAGAAGCGCGCGGTCTGA
- a CDS encoding glycosyltransferase, whose translation MSTSPAPPADPPRSGRAAVDDVTVVLLWSPGPLPDLDEDGAGEDEHVQCLRAVAGQRRPARRVLLLHPDPGGEHGRELSGLALELGLDLTLLALDGTDRAAQVASALAALSGSPGHWVWFLTPDAVPEPGALSALVGAARRSSRVGVVGPKLVRLDQPRLLRSMGHHLTPAGRVVDPTTMALVDQGQLDLRQDVLGVPLSGSLVDVTLLTRIGGLDPAFAADGVDGLDLGWRSHLAGHRVVVAPDAVVRLGDAGLGVEETLRTRARTRQLALARGPWWAAPGRALGVLLTSLVAAALLLLVKRPAEAAGEWADVRAVLRPARGWAARRRFRRARTVAPRDLSGLHEPRAAGWRATLDTVGDALDPRARRSRAQVRRGAAVGATESGPVSEEFDDLGGERRAGRWWSWPLVAACVVALGLTGWWTLGLWAGLDPAGAGWSGGELGVGVSDAAGLWSSAVEGWRGGGLGHADAPQTWLVQLAVGAGALGLLPGAGRDTAGVALAWMLALGPTLSVVTAYLGLRRATERRWVRAALALGWGVASPLTVALGQGRVGPVVVHVLAPLLVAGLVVLAHRDRGVRRAAAAFACVLGLAVAAPWVPSLLVLGTVAGLLVVLLGRGAARWRGATVAVLPWLLMVPWWGAIATQPLRLLGGAGATSAVVELPAAAPLWQLLLLHPTGVDGLGLAAVPLWLVLPWWVAALVGVFRRGAPGRRAATLLLVALVCLLAAQVAARTSLGVLPEGHPEEGLLVTMWPGPLLSLAGAALLLGAAVSLDGLVRRSRPGRGRVLSRVAVLGVLAAPLALAGSAPWTTDRTALEVAAEPLPAVAVEQAHGPAALRTLVLRPRGEGLLVDLRGAEAEPRRILRDRTIELAAARPTPQQTRVERTVLSLVGGAPADQAQRELLDLGVGYVLLDADESHPAVSDLDRVSGLTRVSSPPGSVLWRMVDGDPARSRVVDAEGRSVMTLPADGPHGAASGVVDVPEGGALAVAEGAEWAEVARVEVDGAPVPVEDPGRIALPEGRHTVEVAQATPGLPWQVLALALAGIVGFLALPVGRSEDEPQEEQR comes from the coding sequence ATGTCGACGAGCCCTGCACCCCCTGCCGATCCACCCCGTTCCGGACGCGCCGCGGTCGACGACGTCACGGTCGTCCTCCTGTGGTCCCCCGGCCCTCTCCCCGACCTCGACGAGGACGGGGCCGGCGAGGACGAGCACGTCCAGTGCCTGCGGGCGGTCGCGGGCCAACGGCGGCCGGCACGACGGGTGCTGCTCCTGCACCCCGATCCGGGGGGTGAGCACGGGCGGGAGCTGAGCGGCCTCGCCCTCGAGCTCGGTCTGGACCTCACCCTGCTCGCGCTCGACGGCACCGACCGCGCAGCGCAGGTGGCGTCCGCGCTCGCCGCGCTCTCCGGCTCGCCGGGCCACTGGGTCTGGTTCCTCACCCCCGACGCCGTCCCGGAGCCGGGGGCGCTGTCCGCGCTCGTGGGTGCTGCCCGCCGCAGCAGCAGGGTCGGGGTCGTCGGGCCCAAGCTCGTCCGCCTGGACCAGCCCCGTCTGCTGCGCTCGATGGGACACCACCTCACCCCCGCCGGTCGCGTCGTGGACCCGACGACCATGGCCCTCGTCGACCAGGGCCAGCTGGACCTGCGGCAGGACGTGCTCGGCGTGCCGCTCAGCGGATCGCTCGTCGACGTCACCCTGCTGACCCGGATCGGTGGGCTGGACCCCGCCTTCGCGGCCGATGGGGTGGACGGGCTGGACCTGGGCTGGCGCAGCCACCTGGCCGGCCACCGGGTGGTCGTCGCCCCCGACGCCGTGGTGCGCCTCGGCGACGCCGGGCTCGGGGTCGAGGAGACCCTGCGCACCCGTGCGCGGACCCGTCAGCTCGCCCTGGCCCGCGGGCCGTGGTGGGCCGCTCCCGGGAGAGCGCTCGGCGTGCTGCTCACCAGTCTGGTCGCCGCGGCCCTGCTCCTGCTCGTGAAGCGTCCCGCGGAGGCCGCGGGGGAGTGGGCCGACGTCCGCGCCGTCCTGCGCCCCGCGCGGGGCTGGGCGGCCCGGCGGAGGTTCCGTCGGGCGCGGACGGTCGCGCCGCGTGACCTGTCCGGGCTGCACGAACCCCGCGCGGCGGGGTGGCGCGCCACACTCGACACGGTCGGCGACGCGCTGGACCCCCGCGCCCGCCGGTCCCGTGCCCAGGTACGGCGTGGCGCGGCGGTCGGGGCCACCGAGAGCGGACCGGTGTCCGAGGAGTTCGACGACCTCGGGGGAGAGCGACGAGCCGGGCGCTGGTGGAGCTGGCCCCTGGTCGCCGCCTGCGTCGTGGCCCTCGGCCTCACCGGATGGTGGACGCTCGGCCTCTGGGCGGGGCTGGACCCGGCCGGAGCGGGATGGTCCGGGGGCGAGCTCGGGGTCGGGGTGAGCGATGCCGCGGGCCTGTGGTCCTCTGCCGTCGAGGGGTGGCGTGGAGGGGGACTCGGGCACGCCGACGCCCCGCAGACCTGGCTCGTCCAGCTCGCCGTCGGGGCCGGTGCGCTCGGACTCCTCCCGGGTGCCGGGCGCGACACCGCCGGTGTCGCCCTGGCCTGGATGCTGGCGCTGGGCCCCACCCTCAGCGTCGTCACGGCCTATCTCGGGCTGCGGCGGGCCACGGAACGCCGGTGGGTGCGTGCCGCACTCGCCCTCGGATGGGGCGTGGCCTCACCCCTGACGGTGGCCCTCGGGCAGGGCCGGGTCGGCCCGGTCGTGGTGCACGTGCTCGCGCCCCTGCTCGTCGCGGGGCTGGTCGTCCTCGCCCACCGGGACCGCGGGGTGCGCCGGGCCGCTGCGGCCTTCGCCTGCGTCCTCGGCCTCGCCGTGGCCGCCCCGTGGGTGCCCTCCCTGCTCGTGCTCGGCACGGTGGCCGGCCTGCTGGTCGTGCTGCTGGGCCGCGGCGCAGCGCGGTGGCGGGGCGCCACGGTGGCCGTGCTGCCCTGGCTGCTCATGGTGCCGTGGTGGGGTGCGATCGCCACGCAGCCGCTCCGGCTGCTCGGGGGGGCCGGGGCCACCTCCGCCGTGGTCGAGCTGCCCGCGGCCGCGCCGCTGTGGCAGCTGCTGCTCCTGCACCCGACCGGGGTGGACGGTCTTGGTCTGGCGGCGGTGCCGTTGTGGCTCGTCCTCCCGTGGTGGGTGGCGGCGCTCGTGGGGGTGTTCCGACGTGGAGCACCCGGCCGGCGTGCCGCGACCCTGCTCCTCGTGGCGCTGGTCTGCCTCCTCGCCGCACAGGTGGCCGCCCGCACCTCCCTCGGCGTCCTGCCGGAGGGGCACCCGGAGGAGGGACTGCTGGTGACGATGTGGCCGGGTCCACTCCTCTCCCTCGCAGGCGCCGCGCTCCTGCTGGGCGCGGCCGTGAGCCTGGACGGTCTCGTGCGGCGCTCGCGCCCGGGTCGCGGCCGGGTGCTCTCGCGGGTGGCCGTCCTCGGGGTCCTCGCCGCCCCCCTCGCCCTGGCCGGATCGGCGCCGTGGACCACCGACCGGACGGCGCTGGAGGTCGCGGCCGAGCCGCTCCCGGCGGTAGCGGTCGAGCAGGCTCACGGACCGGCAGCCCTGCGCACCCTCGTCCTCCGCCCGCGCGGGGAGGGGCTGCTCGTCGACCTCCGGGGGGCGGAGGCCGAGCCGAGGAGGATCCTGCGTGACCGCACGATCGAGCTCGCGGCGGCCCGGCCGACCCCCCAGCAGACCCGCGTGGAGCGCACCGTCCTGTCGCTCGTCGGGGGCGCCCCGGCGGACCAGGCGCAGCGCGAGCTGCTCGACCTCGGCGTCGGTTACGTCCTGCTCGACGCCGACGAGAGTCATCCCGCTGTGAGCGACCTCGACCGGGTCTCGGGGCTCACCCGGGTCTCCAGCCCGCCGGGGTCGGTGCTGTGGCGCATGGTCGACGGCGACCCGGCGCGCAGCCGCGTCGTGGACGCGGAGGGCAGGAGCGTGATGACGCTGCCGGCCGACGGGCCGCACGGAGCCGCCTCAGGGGTCGTCGACGTCCCCGAGGGTGGAGCCCTCGCCGTGGCGGAGGGAGCAGAGTGGGCGGAGGTCGCCCGGGTCGAGGTGGACGGTGCGCCGGTCCCCGTGGAGGACCCCGGCCGCATCGCGCTGCCGGAGGGCCGGCATACGGTCGAGGTGGCGCAGGCGACCCCCGGGCTGCCGTGGCAGGTCCTCGCCCTGGCGCTCGCCGGGATCGTCGGCTTCCTCGCCCTCCCGGTCGGACGCTCCGAGGACGAGCCGCAGGAGGAGCAGCGATGA
- a CDS encoding DUF5719 family protein, with protein MSVSEPGRSTRRWLPTALGGAAVAALVWTSTLPGAWGPGSSGGQEDASGPAGTSAGEGQAPAFVEDAALACAGVEGLTGQASAAVAPQELVSATGDGEGRLRVLSGGSVADQVSLPSAGAATAALDAGGSALITATGSAVPGLVAGQLLVGTGGGADPASPTGDEQEAAPTPAARGLALSGCVEPGEEHWLLAGGAAPGRTETLVLTNPRADPVRVDLELRGQDGPAEVTGGAGLVVPPDDQLAVPVDALAAGVEAPALGVSAEGGPVAAQLVETVRDGTTDLGLSISSPSAAPARDLVVPAVPGDVERQDLVLRVLAPDGPAVVELVALTEAGAATPEAAAVRVEAGSTTDVPLEGLPEGPVGLRLRSDAPVTASLQVRVAPSGDDPIEADAAASTDAAASTDDAASSSAPPSEDGTTVVRPAGDLTWLPSTALSAQPVGAAVPAAEVPDARWELSLTVLDATTAQVLLLSEDAGVSTRTVELAHDSSTVLDLPQGTAAVWVRPAEVDLPPVSAALHVTGQDELGPYRAATTLRPVPWTRAVADVSSVIP; from the coding sequence ATGAGCGTGTCAGAGCCCGGTCGTTCCACCCGCCGCTGGCTCCCGACGGCCCTGGGAGGCGCGGCCGTGGCCGCCCTCGTCTGGACGTCCACCCTGCCCGGCGCCTGGGGCCCCGGGAGCAGCGGCGGCCAGGAGGACGCGTCCGGGCCGGCCGGGACCTCCGCAGGAGAGGGGCAGGCCCCGGCCTTCGTCGAGGACGCAGCACTCGCGTGCGCCGGGGTCGAGGGCCTGACCGGGCAGGCGTCCGCCGCCGTGGCGCCGCAGGAGCTGGTGTCCGCGACCGGCGACGGCGAGGGCCGGCTGCGGGTGCTCTCCGGGGGATCCGTGGCCGACCAGGTGTCCCTCCCGTCCGCCGGGGCCGCCACGGCGGCCCTCGACGCAGGAGGGTCGGCGCTGATCACGGCGACCGGCAGCGCGGTGCCGGGTCTGGTCGCCGGGCAGCTCCTCGTCGGCACGGGAGGGGGCGCAGACCCTGCGTCCCCGACGGGGGACGAGCAGGAGGCGGCACCGACCCCCGCGGCCCGGGGCCTCGCGCTGTCCGGCTGTGTCGAGCCGGGGGAGGAGCACTGGCTGCTGGCCGGGGGAGCCGCCCCGGGACGCACGGAGACCCTGGTGCTCACCAACCCCAGGGCCGACCCGGTCCGGGTCGACCTCGAGCTCCGCGGGCAGGACGGGCCGGCCGAGGTCACCGGTGGCGCCGGGCTGGTGGTGCCTCCTGACGACCAGCTGGCGGTGCCGGTCGACGCCCTCGCCGCGGGGGTCGAGGCGCCCGCTCTGGGCGTGAGCGCCGAGGGCGGTCCGGTGGCGGCACAGCTCGTCGAGACCGTCAGGGACGGCACGACCGACCTGGGGCTGAGCATCTCCTCACCGTCCGCCGCGCCGGCCCGTGACCTCGTCGTCCCGGCGGTTCCGGGCGACGTGGAGCGGCAGGACCTCGTGCTGCGCGTGCTCGCCCCCGACGGGCCCGCCGTGGTCGAGCTGGTCGCGCTGACCGAGGCCGGCGCGGCGACCCCTGAGGCCGCCGCGGTGCGGGTGGAGGCCGGGTCCACCACCGACGTCCCGCTCGAGGGGCTGCCCGAAGGGCCCGTGGGGCTGCGCCTGCGCTCGGACGCCCCGGTCACCGCCTCCCTCCAGGTGCGGGTGGCGCCCTCCGGCGACGATCCTATCGAGGCGGACGCCGCCGCGAGCACGGACGCCGCCGCGAGCACGGACGACGCGGCGTCGTCGTCCGCGCCGCCGTCGGAGGACGGCACCACCGTGGTGCGACCGGCCGGTGACCTCACCTGGCTGCCCTCCACCGCCCTGAGCGCGCAGCCCGTCGGCGCCGCCGTGCCCGCCGCCGAGGTGCCCGACGCGCGCTGGGAGCTCTCCCTGACGGTCCTCGACGCGACGACCGCGCAGGTGCTCCTGCTGTCGGAGGACGCCGGGGTCAGCACCCGGACTGTCGAGCTCGCCCACGACTCCAGCACGGTGCTCGACCTGCCGCAGGGCACGGCCGCGGTCTGGGTGCGACCGGCGGAGGTCGACCTGCCCCCCGTGTCGGCAGCCCTGCACGTGACCGGGCAGGACGAGCTGGGTCCCTACCGCGCCGCGACGACGCTGCGGCCGGTGCCGTGGACCAGGGCGGTCGCCGACGTCAGCAGCGTCATCCCCTGA
- a CDS encoding metallopeptidase family protein, whose product MSTRRDRRGHGLRGPLARPRIPAMSTRRDRFDELVLDAAESLERRLDAELGLELAVEDVPPSDPAPWEHGVALGRLFPAERGMPARLVVYRRPVEHRARDEAELAALVTEVVVEQVARMLGRDPEDLL is encoded by the coding sequence ATGAGCACACGCCGCGACCGTCGCGGGCACGGGCTGCGCGGGCCCCTGGCCCGCCCCCGCATCCCGGCGATGAGCACCCGTCGGGACCGCTTCGACGAGCTCGTCCTCGACGCCGCGGAGTCGCTGGAGCGGCGGCTGGACGCCGAGCTGGGGCTGGAGCTCGCGGTCGAGGACGTGCCGCCCTCGGACCCTGCTCCGTGGGAGCACGGGGTCGCGCTCGGCCGGTTGTTCCCCGCCGAGCGAGGGATGCCCGCCCGGCTGGTGGTCTACCGCCGCCCCGTGGAGCATCGGGCCCGCGACGAGGCCGAGCTCGCGGCGCTGGTCACCGAGGTCGTCGTCGAGCAGGTCGCCCGCATGCTCGGCCGCGACCCGGAGGACCTCCTCTGA
- a CDS encoding DUF3499 domain-containing protein, whose product MTLTRQCSKTACVRPATSTLTYVYAEQTAVLGPLATYAEPHSYDLCEVHATRLTAPRGWDVVRLELPEGEPRPPVDDLAALADAVREHRGTIVRVDHAADTEREGATVTEIARRGHLRVLRDR is encoded by the coding sequence GTGACCCTCACTCGCCAGTGCTCGAAGACGGCGTGCGTCCGCCCCGCCACGTCGACGCTCACCTACGTCTACGCGGAGCAGACCGCCGTGCTGGGGCCGTTGGCGACCTATGCCGAGCCCCACAGCTACGACCTGTGCGAGGTGCACGCCACCCGGCTGACGGCACCGCGGGGCTGGGACGTCGTGCGTCTGGAGCTGCCCGAGGGCGAGCCGCGCCCGCCGGTCGACGACCTGGCCGCGCTGGCCGACGCCGTGCGCGAGCACCGCGGCACCATCGTGCGCGTCGATCACGCCGCCGACACCGAGCGTGAGGGCGCCACGGTCACCGAGATCGCCCGTCGAGGTCACCTCCGGGTGCTGCGCGACCGCTGA
- the manB gene encoding hypothetical protein (converts mannose-6-phosphate to mannose-1-phosphate; the resulting product is then converted to GDP-mannose by ManC which is then used in the synthesis of mannose-containing glycoconjugates that are important for mediating entry into host cells), translated as MRVADVVTAYDIRGRSPGALSPDVARALGSAFAQVVVLPEGGSGVVVGRDMRATSPALADAFVEGVRSHGVGVTLLGLCSTDALYYASGARAEPGAMVTASHNPAGDNGIKLCRSGARPVGRDSGLGEIRDLAQWILDRGALHTSPATTPGEVREVDLLDDYAAHLHSLVDLGGIRPLHVVVDSGNGMAGHTVPAVLTGDLPLRLDQLYAELDGTFPHHDANPSDPANLRDLQGAVVSAGADLGLAFDGDADRVVVVDERGAVVPASALAALIATRELARERSLGRSSARPTVVHGSIVSRSVLEVVEEMGGRLVRSPVGHSFVKAAMAEHGAVFGAEHSAHYYFRDFWYADSGLLAAMHVLAELGRQDAPLSHLLAPFARYAASGEINSSVGDTGAAVERVRRWGQERQAREVEGDGLVLLAEDPYWCVSLRSSHTEPLLRLNVEARDGETMAQVRDAVLDLVRQEA; from the coding sequence ATGCGGGTCGCCGATGTCGTCACCGCCTACGACATCCGCGGTCGATCACCCGGCGCGCTGAGCCCGGACGTCGCCCGGGCGCTCGGCTCGGCCTTCGCCCAGGTCGTCGTCCTCCCCGAGGGCGGCAGCGGCGTGGTCGTCGGCCGGGACATGCGCGCGACGTCCCCGGCACTCGCGGACGCCTTCGTCGAGGGCGTGAGGTCCCACGGGGTCGGGGTCACCCTGCTCGGCCTGTGCTCGACCGACGCGCTCTACTACGCCAGCGGCGCGCGGGCGGAGCCGGGCGCCATGGTCACCGCCAGCCACAACCCGGCCGGGGACAACGGCATCAAGCTGTGCCGCAGCGGGGCGCGGCCGGTCGGTCGGGACTCCGGCCTGGGCGAGATCCGCGACCTGGCGCAGTGGATCCTCGACCGCGGCGCCCTGCATACCTCCCCGGCCACGACGCCCGGGGAGGTCCGCGAGGTGGACCTCCTCGACGACTACGCCGCCCACCTGCACTCCCTCGTCGACCTCGGCGGGATCCGCCCCCTGCACGTCGTCGTGGACTCCGGCAACGGCATGGCCGGGCACACCGTGCCCGCCGTCCTGACCGGCGACCTGCCGCTGCGCCTCGACCAGCTCTACGCCGAGCTCGACGGCACCTTCCCGCACCACGACGCCAACCCCTCGGACCCGGCCAACCTCCGCGACCTCCAGGGCGCCGTCGTCTCCGCGGGTGCCGACCTGGGCCTGGCCTTCGACGGTGACGCCGACCGGGTCGTCGTCGTCGACGAGCGCGGCGCCGTCGTGCCGGCCAGCGCCCTGGCGGCGCTCATCGCCACCCGGGAGCTCGCCCGCGAGCGCTCCCTGGGCAGGTCGTCCGCGCGACCCACGGTCGTCCACGGCTCGATCGTCTCGCGCAGCGTGCTCGAGGTGGTGGAGGAGATGGGGGGCCGGTTGGTGCGCTCGCCGGTCGGCCACTCCTTCGTCAAGGCGGCCATGGCCGAGCACGGTGCCGTCTTCGGGGCCGAGCACTCGGCGCACTACTACTTCCGCGACTTCTGGTATGCCGACAGCGGCCTGCTCGCGGCGATGCACGTCCTCGCCGAGCTCGGTCGGCAGGACGCCCCCCTGTCGCACCTGCTCGCGCCGTTCGCCCGCTACGCCGCCTCAGGGGAGATCAACAGCTCGGTGGGGGACACCGGTGCCGCCGTCGAGCGGGTGCGCCGCTGGGGACAGGAGCGGCAGGCGCGCGAGGTCGAGGGCGACGGCCTGGTCCTCCTGGCCGAGGACCCCTACTGGTGCGTGTCCCTGCGGTCGAGCCACACCGAGCCGCTGCTGCGGCTCAATGTCGAGGCCCGCGACGGTGAGACGATGGCGCAGGTCCGGGACGCCGTCCTGGACCTCGTGAGACAGGAGGCCTGA
- a CDS encoding Trm112 family protein has translation MARPEYDPWVRSILRCPASGHELLDVIDGAGSPALQCAEDCGGEGRRRRYPWRDGIPVLLVDDADVVTVAD, from the coding sequence ATGGCACGACCGGAGTACGACCCCTGGGTGCGCAGCATCCTGCGCTGCCCGGCCAGCGGTCATGAGCTGCTCGACGTGATCGATGGGGCCGGCAGCCCGGCGCTGCAGTGCGCCGAGGACTGCGGGGGCGAGGGCCGGCGTCGGCGATATCCCTGGCGCGACGGCATACCCGTGCTCCTGGTCGACGACGCCGATGTCGTCACCGTCGCCGACTGA